TTTCCGGCTTCGCATACCCGTGCTTCTTCAGGAGGCCGCGCAGCTGGTGGTAGGTGAGGCCGAGCGTTTCGGCGGCCTTGCCCTGGTGGCCCCCTGCCCGCGCGAGGGCCGCATCGATCAGGCGCTGTTCATAGAGCTGGACGGCGCCCGTGAAACCGCCCCCGACACTCCATAAATCGGGCGTCTCTACAGGGGTGTTTTGTGGAGTACTTGTGGAGGGCGCCAGGGACGCGGACGGGCGCCAGGGCGACGCGAAAGGGTCCAACGCTGACGGGTCGAACTGCACGAGATCGTCCGGCGCCGTCATCAGGGCCCGATGCGCAAGTCGCTCGGCGAAGTTGCGCAGCTCCCGCACGTTACCCGGCCAGTCATGCGCCTCGATCGCGGCAATCGCGGACGGTGCAAAGCCCGGGAAATCCTGCGCCAACTCGACCGCCATCCGGCGCGCGAAGAAATCGGCGAGCAGGCTCTTGTCGCCGTGCCGGGCCCGCAGCGGCGGCAGGGTAATCACGTCGAACGACAACCGGTCGAGCAGGTCCCAGCGGAACTTTCCGGCCTCGGCGAGCGCCGGAAGGTCTGCATTTGTGGCCGCAACGATCCGCACATTGGTGCTGAGGACCTTGGAGCCACCGACGCGCTGGAACTCGCCGTATTCGACCACGCGGAGCAGTTTTTCCTGAAGCGCCATTCCGGCGGTCGCAATCTCGTCGAGGAAGATCGTGCCGCCATCGGCGAGTTCGAACCGGCCGCGGCGCATCTCGGTGGCGCCGGTGAAGGCGCCGCGTTCATGCCCGAACAGCTCGGAATCGAGCAGCGTCTCGGTCATCGCGGCGCAGTTCACCTTCACAAACGGCCCTTCCCAGCGCTTCGACAGGAAGTGAAGCCGCTCGCCGACCAGTTCCTTGCCGGTGCCGCGCTCGCCGATCACCAATACCGAACGGTTCAGCGGCGCCACGCGGCTCGCATGCTCGAGCGCCGACAGCCAGGGAGGAGATTCACCGACGAGTTGGGTGGGGCGATCAACCATTTGGTCAATTTAGCCAAGATTGATTGTGAAATCGACTATTTTATTTGCGATTTTGGCTGAGTTTTCTTGCCAAGGCCGTCAGCGGAAACTTTTTTATCCATTATTTTCAACGCTCTATAGAATTAATTTTGAACTGGCACGGTCCTTGAAAACAGGAAAGCCATCAGGCGACGGGCGTTGCCAACCCAAACGAAGGACCAAGGAAGAAAATGGACGACCGTGAATACCGCTACCCACCCCGCTCGGATGCTGGCCGCTTCGGCCGCTGGCTGTCCACGCGGTCGGCCGAGTCATGGATTTTCTTTGCCGCGGGCGTGTTCCTCGGCGGCTTCTTCTTCTGAGCCAGGTCAAGAAAGGATATAAATAAATGGGTCTGTTCTCCCGCCTCTCCGACATCATCAACTCGAACCTCAACGCGATGCTTGATGGTGCCGAGAACCCCGAAAAGATTGCCCGTCTGATCATCCAGGAAATGGAAGACACGCTGGTGGAAGTGCGCACTTCGGCCGCCCGTGCGATGGCCGACAAGAAGGAGATGGAACGCGATATCGTCCACTTCTCCAGCGTGCGCGACGAATGGGCCGCCAAGGCCGAGCTGGCCATCGACAAGGGCCGCGAGGACCTTGCCCGCGGCGCGCTGCTGGCCAAGCAGAAAGCCGAAAGCGAGATCGAGCGCCGCGTCTCGGCGATGGGCTTTGCCGAAGAAGCGTTCGCCAAGCGCCAGGAAGACCTGACCAAGCTGCAAGCGAAACTCGACGAAGCCAAGTCGAAGCACCGTGCCCTGGTGATGCGCCGCGAGTCGGCTGAACAACGCATCCGCATGCGCAGCCAGCTCTATGACGGCCGCGCCGATGAAGCGATCCTCCGCTACAGCCAGCTGGAGCGCAAGGTCGACGAGATGGAGGCTTACGCCGACACCATCCGCGGCCATGAGCCGAGCCTGGCCCAAGAATTCGCCGACCTCGAGCAGGACGAAGCGATCGAGAAGGAACTCGCCGCCCTGAAGGCCCGCAAGGGCAAGGCCGCGTCGAAGAAATCCGAGGGCTGATCAATGTTGATGTCAGTTATCAGCCTGGTCGCCTTCCTGGCGGTCATCTGCACCCCGGGCCTGATCGCACAAAGCCGCGATGAGGCCCGCGCCCGCCGCCTTGAGGGAGACGCTTGATGGACGAGGCTTCCATCGTCCTGATTGCCGTCACAGGCACGGTCGCCCTGTTTATCGTGCTGCCGGGCATGATCCTGCACTACGTCACGATGTGGCGCCGGCAGAAGACCCTGCAGCCCGATGACGAGCGGATGCTCGAAGACCTGTGGCGGTCTGCGAAGGCAATGGGGCGGCGCATCGAGTCCCTCGAGGCGCTGCTCGACAAGTCCGATGCCGAAGCCCCGCGCCGTCCGCCGCGCCCTTCCCGCTCCACTTTTGAAGACTGAGGAAACACCTCCATGTCCCGCTCCTACGACCCCTATGCTTCCCCCAATCCGAAACGCTTCTACCGGTCCCGCAATGACAAGGTGATCAGCGGTGTGTGCGGCGGCCTCGCCGAACGCTTCGGCTGGGATGTCGTCCTTGTCCGGATCATCGCTGCCCTGCTGCTCGTGTTCGTGGCCGGGCCGCTGATCTTCGTCGCCTACCTCGTGGTCGCCATGATCACGCCCTATGCGCCGGCCGGCTATGGCAGCTTCAGCGCTGATGAAGACGCCTTCTGGCGCGGCGTGTCGGACCGTCCGCGCGCCACCTTCGGCACCATCAAGTACACCTTCATGGATCTCGAAGAGCGCCTGAAGAACATCGAACGCACGGTAACATCCGACGAATGGCGCCTGCGCCAGGAATTCCGCGACCTCGAAAAAGGCAACTGACCGGGCACGCTTGCCCAATTCTCAACCCGACGACTATCCGATGAAGGACCGGACCAATGACCAAGGGGACACTCCTGCGCAACAACCGGCTGCTTGGCGCCCTGGCGCTGACCGTGCTGGTGGCGACGCTCTACTTCGCCCAGACCCATGGCGGCATCTCGCTGGAAGTCGGAGAAATGGCGCTGAGCGTGCAGCCGCATCAGGAAGGCGGCCTGCTCGTCTCGTTCGTCAGCGCGCCGTGATCCGCGTCAGCCGCGCCGCAGCGCGCGCAGCACGAAGCGCATCGGCGACACCGCACGCAGCGACGCGAGGGATGCGGGCGCCGGCGCGTCGACGAGGCGAGCGGCAAGGACCTCTGCCGCCCACGGCGCCCAGGTGAATCCCCGCGCCCCGTAGCCGGTCGCAACAAACACACCGTCAAGCAGAGGGGCGTCCGCATCCACGGTACGCCCCTTTTGCATGCCGGCGAACACGGATGCTGCCGCTTCGGCGTCGGGCAGCGCACCGATCAAGGGCAGCCGATCGGGCGTGGTCGCGCGCAGGCTGGCACGTGAGGTCACGTCTCCCTCCCTCGCCTCGCGCACCCACCAGGGCGACAGCCGCTCGATGCCGGCGAGGTTTTCAGCGCGGGCAGCCGCGCTGCCCTCCGGCGCAAAGTCTGGCCCCGACGGCTCGAACGTTGCCCCCCATAGCCGGTCACGGCCAGAGGCGATGCCGTAAGTGCCCGATGTGAGCGCAGAGGGAGGAGCAGCTACGTCGACCTGAACGAAATCGACCTGCCCAAGCCGGGCTTCGAGCGGCAGCGATGGCGCGAGTTCCTGCGCGGCCATGCCGTTTGCGAGGATGATGGCATCGAAGGCGCTGCCCCCGACCGTGCGATGCGCCAGATCAATCTCGACCTTGCGGCCGAGATGGCAGACAGTGCCGTCAAGCAGGGCTTTCACCAGGATCTGTGGACGGAGGATCAGGGCCCGCTTGTGCAACAGGCCGCCTCCGCGCACGGCCTCAAGATCGTCGAGCGGAAGCGGTGGATCGGAAAGCAGCTTTTCGAAACGCGCCGTCTCGATCTTATTGCGCGGCGCCTGCAGCACGTCGACCGCCTCGGTGCCGGGCAAGCCGTCATAGGCGCTCCGGGCGGCGAGGTAGGCGTCGAGCAGCAGCGCGGCTTCCGCCGTGTCGCCTGCGTCCAGGCGCG
The genomic region above belongs to Acidobacteriota bacterium and contains:
- the pspF gene encoding phage shock protein operon transcriptional activator — translated: MVDRPTQLVGESPPWLSALEHASRVAPLNRSVLVIGERGTGKELVGERLHFLSKRWEGPFVKVNCAAMTETLLDSELFGHERGAFTGATEMRRGRFELADGGTIFLDEIATAGMALQEKLLRVVEYGEFQRVGGSKVLSTNVRIVAATNADLPALAEAGKFRWDLLDRLSFDVITLPPLRARHGDKSLLADFFARRMAVELAQDFPGFAPSAIAAIEAHDWPGNVRELRNFAERLAHRALMTAPDDLVQFDPSALDPFASPWRPSASLAPSTSTPQNTPVETPDLWSVGGGFTGAVQLYEQRLIDAALARAGGHQGKAAETLGLTYHQLRGLLKKHGYAKPEKAGP
- the pspA gene encoding phage shock protein PspA, with amino-acid sequence MGLFSRLSDIINSNLNAMLDGAENPEKIARLIIQEMEDTLVEVRTSAARAMADKKEMERDIVHFSSVRDEWAAKAELAIDKGREDLARGALLAKQKAESEIERRVSAMGFAEEAFAKRQEDLTKLQAKLDEAKSKHRALVMRRESAEQRIRMRSQLYDGRADEAILRYSQLERKVDEMEAYADTIRGHEPSLAQEFADLEQDEAIEKELAALKARKGKAASKKSEG
- the pspB gene encoding envelope stress response membrane protein PspB → MDEASIVLIAVTGTVALFIVLPGMILHYVTMWRRQKTLQPDDERMLEDLWRSAKAMGRRIESLEALLDKSDAEAPRRPPRPSRSTFED
- the pspC gene encoding envelope stress response membrane protein PspC translates to MSRSYDPYASPNPKRFYRSRNDKVISGVCGGLAERFGWDVVLVRIIAALLLVFVAGPLIFVAYLVVAMITPYAPAGYGSFSADEDAFWRGVSDRPRATFGTIKYTFMDLEERLKNIERTVTSDEWRLRQEFRDLEKGN
- the mnmC gene encoding FAD-dependent 5-carboxymethylaminomethyl-2-thiouridine(34) oxidoreductase MnmC translates to MSRLLSHPEIDWKDDGAPVARAHGDVYFSAQDGLAETRTVFLRGCGLPEAWQGRQQFTVAETGFGTGLNFLALWQLWRAHRPAPGAELIFVSFEGYPLRAEDARRALSAWPELAAQAGALLAQWPAPVRGVRHIRFAEDGVRLILHLGDLHAALPQGSFRADAWFLDGFSPAKNAEMWDASVYPLIAARSAPGARLATFTVAGAVRRGLAEAGFEVTKAEGHGRKRERLEGRLISPPPAAPDVYGLRPPARPARRVAILGAGIAGASLARALAGHGVAAEVFDPSPQPASGASGNPMALLMPRLDAGDTAEAALLLDAYLAARSAYDGLPGTEAVDVLQAPRNKIETARFEKLLSDPPLPLDDLEAVRGGGLLHKRALILRPQILVKALLDGTVCHLGRKVEIDLAHRTVGGSAFDAIILANGMAAQELAPSLPLEARLGQVDFVQVDVAAPPSALTSGTYGIASGRDRLWGATFEPSGPDFAPEGSAAARAENLAGIERLSPWWVREAREGDVTSRASLRATTPDRLPLIGALPDAEAAASVFAGMQKGRTVDADAPLLDGVFVATGYGARGFTWAPWAAEVLAARLVDAPAPASLASLRAVSPMRFVLRALRRG